In the Flavobacteriales bacterium genome, one interval contains:
- a CDS encoding M1 family metallopeptidase, with amino-acid sequence MASTLYPFRLRLLILLAVYALMLSPMQAQQYFQQEVNYKINVRLDDREHFLHAFESFEYINNSPDTLKKLYIHLWPNAYKNDHTALARQLINSNNTKFYESSQKDRGYIDSLDFKVNGQSASWKYHRKHIDIAIVQLPTPLLPGGRIEVSTPFRVKIPLGIFSRLGHIDQQYQITQWYPKPAVYDRDGWHPMPYLNQGEFYSEFGSYDVSIELPKNYVVGATGDLQDNPEEMRWMADKALSASRKQEFGKVMTFPPSDPQRKVLRFTQKQVHDFAWFADKRYNVLHGEVKLPHSDRKVGTWVLFTNEQAPLWKDAITYMDSSIYYYSLWNGDYPYNQATAVDGALSAGGGMEYPNVTVIGKSGSAMELETVIAHEVGHNWFYGILGSNERIHPWMDEGINSFNELRYIRQRYGDKPLFEGRMAKLAEKAGLGNLTNRSEKWLTYLIDARRRMDPPTDTPAEDFPQISYAGVVYGKTALTFDYLMAYVGEEKMDKAMQAYFEAWKFKHPQPDDLRKIMETSLGENLDWFFDGLINSSDWLDYKPVSLSYHADHITVKNKGEIKGPVAITGLLNDSVLFTKWFPGFEGKMELDIPQSGATIFRVDGEERMPEVRRNNNSLKLNGLFKKTEHLELRFLAGIENPYKTELYYTYLLGWNAYNGGMVGVALYNSVAPQKKFEWLAAPMFAFGTESPAGGISLNYHTYPLRDFFQSVRYRMDASMFAHSRNPIVLNHFKMVPSVEFNFKKSQASSPLDQRIVFRSITIIENQSIFQSDSKSYQYDKDLHYYIQECSYHLKNKRPINPFSLNFTYQYGNSDADGEFGRTMAEGKYRISFRKKNKGIDVRVFAGSFLFENLQSPSRFSLGMHGNSDYTYDQIFFERNKELGLFGQQFGLTDGGFKSLSDIPGNLNWLHSMNVMISLPGKLPLWLYGDIGSSAGQKEYAYDAGVALRVVPDILEIYFPITTSVDLSNLPYKQRITYLFNIHKLNPFEALRKLSL; translated from the coding sequence ATGGCAAGCACACTTTATCCCTTCCGTTTACGGTTATTAATTCTTCTTGCCGTTTACGCATTGATGCTGTCTCCTATGCAGGCACAGCAATATTTTCAACAGGAAGTCAATTACAAGATCAATGTCCGGCTTGATGACCGGGAACACTTCCTTCATGCGTTTGAGTCGTTTGAATACATAAACAACTCACCCGACACCCTGAAGAAACTCTACATTCATTTATGGCCCAACGCCTATAAGAATGATCACACCGCCCTTGCACGCCAGCTGATCAATTCCAACAATACCAAGTTCTACGAATCCTCCCAGAAGGACCGTGGTTATATCGATAGCCTTGACTTTAAAGTGAACGGACAATCAGCTTCATGGAAGTACCATCGCAAACACATCGACATTGCCATTGTGCAATTGCCAACCCCTCTTTTACCGGGAGGGCGCATTGAAGTAAGCACGCCCTTTCGGGTGAAAATCCCACTAGGCATATTTTCACGCCTGGGCCATATCGATCAGCAATACCAGATCACCCAATGGTATCCCAAACCTGCGGTATACGACCGTGACGGGTGGCATCCCATGCCCTACCTGAACCAGGGGGAATTTTATTCCGAGTTCGGATCGTATGATGTATCCATTGAGCTACCGAAGAACTATGTGGTTGGTGCCACCGGTGACCTTCAGGATAACCCGGAAGAGATGCGCTGGATGGCAGACAAAGCGCTTTCAGCAAGCCGGAAGCAGGAATTCGGAAAGGTGATGACCTTCCCTCCCAGTGATCCCCAACGGAAAGTATTGCGATTCACCCAAAAGCAAGTGCATGACTTTGCATGGTTCGCAGATAAAAGATATAACGTACTTCACGGTGAGGTGAAACTGCCCCACTCAGACAGAAAAGTGGGAACGTGGGTGTTGTTCACCAATGAACAAGCCCCGCTCTGGAAGGATGCTATCACCTATATGGATTCTTCCATCTACTATTACTCTTTATGGAATGGAGACTACCCCTACAACCAGGCCACCGCAGTCGACGGTGCACTCAGCGCAGGAGGAGGAATGGAGTATCCGAACGTGACAGTGATCGGTAAATCCGGTTCAGCAATGGAATTGGAAACGGTGATTGCCCACGAAGTGGGACATAACTGGTTCTATGGGATACTCGGAAGCAATGAACGTATCCACCCCTGGATGGATGAAGGGATCAACTCCTTTAACGAACTCAGATATATCCGCCAGCGTTACGGTGATAAGCCACTCTTTGAAGGAAGAATGGCAAAGCTGGCTGAAAAGGCCGGTCTCGGCAACCTGACCAACCGTTCTGAAAAATGGTTGACCTACCTGATCGATGCCCGCCGGCGTATGGATCCTCCCACGGACACACCGGCTGAAGACTTTCCCCAGATCTCATATGCAGGTGTGGTCTACGGTAAGACTGCACTGACCTTTGATTACCTGATGGCCTATGTCGGAGAGGAGAAGATGGATAAGGCTATGCAGGCCTACTTTGAAGCCTGGAAGTTCAAACATCCGCAACCGGATGATCTGCGCAAGATCATGGAAACCTCCCTCGGGGAAAATCTTGACTGGTTTTTTGATGGGCTGATCAATTCCTCGGATTGGCTGGACTACAAACCGGTTTCACTTTCATACCATGCAGACCACATAACGGTTAAGAACAAGGGAGAGATCAAAGGCCCGGTAGCCATTACAGGGCTATTGAACGACTCTGTTCTCTTTACCAAATGGTTTCCGGGATTTGAGGGTAAAATGGAGCTGGACATCCCCCAGAGTGGCGCTACGATTTTCCGCGTAGACGGGGAAGAACGTATGCCTGAGGTACGTCGGAATAACAACAGTTTGAAATTAAACGGACTGTTCAAAAAAACGGAACACCTCGAGCTTCGTTTTTTGGCCGGTATAGAGAATCCATACAAGACTGAGCTTTACTATACCTACCTCCTTGGCTGGAATGCATACAACGGTGGTATGGTAGGTGTGGCATTGTATAACAGCGTAGCGCCACAGAAGAAATTCGAATGGCTGGCAGCACCCATGTTTGCTTTCGGCACCGAATCCCCTGCCGGTGGCATTTCACTGAATTATCACACCTATCCATTAAGGGATTTTTTCCAGTCGGTCCGTTATCGCATGGATGCTTCCATGTTTGCACACAGCCGGAACCCTATTGTTTTAAACCACTTTAAAATGGTTCCCTCTGTAGAATTCAATTTTAAGAAATCTCAAGCCAGTTCACCCCTGGACCAGCGGATTGTATTCCGATCGATCACGATCATCGAAAACCAATCCATCTTCCAAAGCGATAGTAAATCCTACCAATACGACAAAGACCTCCACTATTACATCCAGGAGTGCTCCTATCACCTGAAGAACAAGCGGCCCATCAACCCGTTCTCCCTAAACTTCACTTACCAATATGGGAACAGCGATGCAGACGGTGAATTCGGTCGCACCATGGCTGAAGGAAAATACCGGATCAGTTTCAGAAAAAAGAACAAGGGGATAGATGTTCGTGTATTCGCCGGTTCATTCCTCTTTGAGAATCTCCAATCCCCAAGCAGGTTCAGTCTGGGTATGCACGGAAACTCGGATTATACCTACGACCAGATCTTTTTCGAAAGGAACAAGGAACTGGGACTGTTCGGACAGCAGTTCGGCTTAACCGACGGTGGGTTCAAATCACTGAGCGA
- a CDS encoding AhpC/TSA family protein, translating to MTRNISVLLILTALSFFGCSDKNGTTISGQLTNTNGEMVYLEELLPNTTFLLDSTIVEASGKFSFKTRVPEMGFYLLKFGNDRSRVITLLTDSTEELNITGDLNQLLKTYKVEGSEGSAKVADITAFSVGQSMRIDSLSQIFQRAQGGPEFNTVKTQLDMEFQKMVESARKYTVEFIQNNPQSMACIIALYQRIGRTMVFDQSSEQDLPYFEKVSTTLNGVYPQSKHVQTLQLRVENMKAQIAQEKAQQEMEAKLAPGSAAPDITLNNPNGKPVSLSSLRGKVVLIDFWASWCRPCRAENPNVVKVYNKYKNKGFEIYAVSLDRTKAAWEKAIQDDNLTWIHVSDLAFWSSPILKVYGVNSIPATVLIDQEGNIIARNLRGELLEKKIAEILG from the coding sequence ATGACACGAAATATATCGGTGCTTCTGATCCTTACCGCTTTGTCTTTCTTCGGATGCAGTGACAAAAACGGTACTACCATAAGTGGTCAGCTCACAAACACCAACGGAGAAATGGTATATCTGGAAGAACTCCTGCCGAATACTACCTTCCTGCTGGATTCCACCATAGTTGAAGCATCAGGAAAATTCTCTTTCAAAACACGGGTTCCTGAAATGGGTTTTTACCTGCTGAAGTTCGGCAATGACAGAAGTCGTGTGATCACCCTGTTGACGGACAGTACGGAAGAGCTTAACATCACCGGGGACCTGAATCAACTTTTAAAGACATACAAAGTGGAGGGTTCGGAAGGTTCGGCAAAAGTTGCGGATATCACGGCCTTTTCGGTTGGCCAGAGTATGCGCATTGATTCTCTTTCACAAATCTTTCAACGTGCCCAGGGCGGTCCGGAATTCAATACCGTGAAGACTCAGCTGGATATGGAATTCCAGAAGATGGTGGAATCCGCACGCAAATACACCGTAGAGTTCATTCAAAACAACCCGCAATCCATGGCTTGCATTATCGCCTTGTATCAACGGATAGGCAGAACCATGGTATTTGACCAGAGCAGTGAGCAGGATCTGCCCTATTTTGAAAAGGTAAGTACAACACTTAACGGTGTTTATCCCCAGTCTAAACATGTTCAGACCCTGCAATTACGTGTGGAAAACATGAAGGCGCAGATCGCCCAGGAGAAAGCACAACAGGAAATGGAAGCGAAACTGGCCCCCGGAAGCGCTGCACCGGATATCACGCTGAACAACCCGAACGGTAAGCCGGTATCGTTGTCTTCACTGCGGGGCAAAGTGGTCCTCATAGACTTCTGGGCATCCTGGTGTCGCCCGTGCAGAGCGGAAAACCCCAATGTGGTAAAGGTTTACAACAAGTACAAGAACAAAGGGTTTGAGATCTATGCCGTATCCCTGGACAGAACAAAAGCTGCCTGGGAAAAGGCTATTCAGGATGACAACCTGACCTGGATTCATGTCAGCGATCTCGCCTTCTGGTCGTCCCCCATTTTAAAAGTTTACGGAGTCAACTCCATCCCTGCAACGGTATTAATTGACCAGGAAGGGAACATCATCGCCCGGAACCTGAGGGGAGAACTCCTCGAAAAAAAGATTGCAGAAATACTGGGTTGA